A section of the Stenotrophomonas acidaminiphila genome encodes:
- a CDS encoding transcriptional regulator Crp, whose product MSPGIANTVPTVRLASSPLALDIATIDRFLAHSHRRRYPARTDVFRPGDPAGTMYYVVSGSVSIIAEEDEDRELVLGYFGAGEFVGEMGLFIESDKREVILRTRTPCELAEISYERLHQLFLGPLSSDAPRLLYAIGSQISRRLLHTSRKASRLAFLDVTDRIVRTLHDLAREPESMSHPQGTQLRVSRQEIARLVGCSREMAGRVLKKLQADGILHARGKTIVLYGTR is encoded by the coding sequence ATGAGTCCAGGGATCGCCAACACCGTGCCTACCGTGCGCCTCGCCTCCAGCCCCTTGGCCCTGGACATCGCCACCATCGATCGGTTCCTGGCCCACAGCCACCGCCGCCGCTATCCGGCGCGTACCGATGTGTTCCGCCCGGGCGACCCGGCCGGCACCATGTATTACGTGGTCAGCGGCTCGGTCAGCATCATCGCCGAGGAGGACGAGGACCGCGAGCTGGTGCTGGGCTACTTCGGCGCTGGCGAGTTCGTCGGCGAGATGGGCCTGTTCATCGAATCGGACAAGCGCGAGGTGATCCTGCGCACCCGTACCCCCTGCGAACTGGCCGAGATCAGCTACGAACGGCTGCACCAGCTGTTCCTCGGGCCGCTGTCCAGCGACGCCCCGCGGCTGCTGTACGCCATCGGCTCGCAGATTTCACGGCGCCTGCTGCATACCAGCCGCAAGGCCAGCCGCCTGGCGTTCCTGGATGTGACCGACCGCATCGTGCGCACCCTGCACGACCTGGCCCGCGAGCCGGAATCGATGAGTCATCCGCAGGGCACCCAACTGCGCGTGTCACGCCAGGAGATCGCCCGGCTGGTGGGCTGTTCGCGGGAAATGGCCGGGCGCGTGCTCAAGAAGCTGCAGGCCGACGGCATCCTGCACGCGCGCGGCAAGACCATCGTGCTGTACGGAACGCGTTGA
- a CDS encoding haloacid dehalogenase translates to MTESYPVPRDDAQLVVFDFDHTLYDGDSGSHLFAWLIRRNPLRMLAAVLATPLLGPLVALLPTRRFGISGYVWIATFGLHRAREFNGIIDQYVRAHEPAIRARLLPRALAVFAAHRRAGDRVVVATGAPPELARAILAFVAHQDVPVVGSEVGPRLGAMGATRHCHNEEKMRMLRERGYGDIAIAYSDSTADLPLLRAARAPVVVNPKQARVAYFRRVLPAGTRILNWGCVDRGGEPA, encoded by the coding sequence ATGACCGAGTCCTACCCCGTTCCCCGCGACGACGCGCAGCTGGTCGTCTTCGATTTCGACCACACCCTGTACGACGGCGATTCCGGCAGCCACCTGTTCGCCTGGCTGATCCGCCGCAACCCGCTGCGGATGCTGGCGGCAGTGCTGGCCACGCCGCTGTTGGGCCCGCTGGTGGCGCTGCTGCCGACGCGCCGTTTTGGTATCTCCGGCTACGTGTGGATCGCGACGTTCGGCCTGCACCGGGCACGCGAGTTCAACGGCATCATCGACCAGTACGTGCGCGCGCACGAGCCGGCCATCCGCGCGCGCCTGCTGCCGCGCGCGCTGGCGGTATTCGCCGCGCATCGCCGCGCCGGCGACCGGGTGGTGGTCGCGACCGGTGCGCCGCCGGAGCTGGCGCGGGCCATCCTGGCCTTCGTCGCGCACCAGGACGTGCCGGTGGTCGGCAGCGAAGTGGGGCCGCGGCTGGGCGCCATGGGCGCCACCCGCCACTGCCACAACGAAGAGAAGATGCGCATGCTGCGCGAGCGCGGCTATGGCGACATCGCCATCGCCTATTCGGACAGCACCGCCGACCTGCCGCTGCTGCGCGCGGCCAGGGCGCCGGTGGTGGTCAACCCCAAACAGGCGCGGGTGGCCTATTTCCGCCGGGTGCTGCCGGCCGGTACCCGCATCCTCAACTGGGGCTGCGTCGACCGCGGCGGCGAACCGGCCTGA
- the trpC gene encoding indole-3-glycerol-phosphate synthase (involved in tryptophan biosynthesis; amino acid biosynthesis; converts 1-(2-carboxyphenylamino)-1-deoxy-D-ribulose 5-phosphate to C(1)-(3-indolyl)-glycerol 3-phosphate and carbon dioxide and water) — MSDILNTILARKTQEVAERSARVPLAELRARVADAPPVRGFASALQAAIANGDPAVIAEVKKASPSKGVIRPDFRPAEIAVSYELGGASCLSVLTDVDFFQGADAYLREAREACTLPVLRKDFVIDPYQVVEARVLGADCILLIVSALDDRQLAGLSDLAMQLGMDVLVEVHDIDELERAIQVPVPLVGINNRNLRTFEVSLDTTLSMRAAVPRDRLLVTESGILGPSDVRTMREAGVNAFLVGEAFMRVEEPGEGLRQLFFSA; from the coding sequence ATGAGCGACATCCTCAACACCATCCTTGCCCGCAAGACGCAGGAGGTGGCCGAGCGCAGTGCCCGCGTGCCGCTGGCCGAGCTGAGGGCGCGCGTGGCCGACGCGCCGCCGGTGCGCGGTTTCGCCAGTGCGCTGCAGGCGGCCATCGCCAACGGCGACCCGGCGGTGATCGCCGAGGTCAAGAAGGCCAGCCCGTCCAAGGGCGTGATCCGCCCTGACTTCCGCCCCGCGGAGATCGCGGTGAGCTATGAGCTGGGCGGCGCCAGCTGCCTGTCGGTGCTCACCGACGTGGACTTCTTCCAGGGCGCCGACGCTTACCTGCGGGAGGCGCGCGAGGCCTGCACGCTGCCGGTGCTGCGCAAGGATTTCGTCATCGACCCCTATCAGGTGGTCGAGGCCCGCGTGCTGGGCGCGGACTGCATCCTGCTCATCGTTTCGGCGCTGGACGACCGCCAGCTGGCCGGGTTGTCCGACCTGGCGATGCAGCTGGGCATGGACGTGCTGGTGGAAGTCCATGACATCGACGAGCTGGAGCGCGCGATCCAGGTGCCGGTGCCGCTGGTGGGCATCAACAACCGCAACCTGCGCACCTTCGAGGTATCGCTGGACACCACCCTGTCGATGCGCGCGGCGGTGCCGCGTGACCGCCTGCTGGTCACCGAGAGCGGCATCCTCGGCCCGAGCGACGTCAGGACCATGCGCGAGGCCGGCGTCAACGCCTTCCTGGTCGGCGAGGCCTTCATGCGCGTGGAGGAGCCGGGCGAGGGCTTGCGTCAGCTATTCTTCAGCGCATGA